The sequence TGTGGTGGTGGGATCGCAGTAGCGGCGCACCTCCCCGCTGGCCTGATCCAGGACGAGGTAGATCACTGCCTGCCACCGCGGCTCCCCCGTGGATGGATCCACGCTGAAATCCCCGCTGCAGCTGGCCCGCGCGGTGACCAGGCCGATGGCCGCGCCTCCCGGGTAGACCTCCAGCCGGCCGGTGCTCATGGCCGACTCACGCAGGTCGCGGGCCATGCGGTCTACGGCCAGGCGGACATCCTGCTGTACCGCCAGCCGTTCGTTGACGGAAGCGGCAAACCTGAGAACGGGGATGAACACCTGGTAGACTCCCGCCAGGACCAGGGCGAAGACCGCCATGCCCACCACCAGGTCGGCCAGGGCGTAGCCGCGGCTGCCTCTACCTGGCCACACGGGTCTGCAGCGTGCGCGCATACTGACCTCCGCCCGGAGCGCGCCCACCCTGCACCGTCCACCGCACGGTGACGGTCACGTCCACGTAGCCCGCTCCAGGCGGCTCCAGACAGCCGACGGTGATCGTGTAGGGGCGCCCCTGGCCATCGGGCACCTGAGCCGTGGTCGTGGTACCGCAGCCTTCTGCCAGCATCGTGGGCACGTCCAGCGCGGCCAGCCCCTCCATGCGCTGCCGCGCCAGGTTGACCGCCACCGCCGCGCTCTCCCCGATGGTGCCGGCGGTGACCGAGGTGATGAGGAGGCCGAAGAGGGAGACCAGGGCGATGGCGTAGAGCGCCACCGCCAGCATCACCTCCATCAGTCCGAAGCCGCCCTCGCGGTGGGTCTGCCGCATC comes from Armatimonadota bacterium and encodes:
- a CDS encoding type II secretion system protein — encoded protein: MMRQTHREGGFGLMEVMLAVALYAIALVSLFGLLITSVTAGTIGESAAVAVNLARQRMEGLAALDVPTMLAEGCGTTTTAQVPDGQGRPYTITVGCLEPPGAGYVDVTVTVRWTVQGGRAPGGGQYARTLQTRVAR